A stretch of Oryza brachyantha chromosome 4, ObraRS2, whole genome shotgun sequence DNA encodes these proteins:
- the LOC102711146 gene encoding LOW QUALITY PROTEIN: putative wall-associated receptor kinase-like 16 (The sequence of the model RefSeq protein was modified relative to this genomic sequence to represent the inferred CDS: substituted 1 base at 1 genomic stop codon), which produces MGLVPMCLAAAAAAVFAASVALASSYAAAAVASSGSEEYDPNNENPCKRWCGNMPIPFPFGLLLQCSGSGKFLLNCTSNQTLLIGIPPAQYRVVNISLNDGLLFVKNITMPTTATALHDLDLSGGQGIWRWAVTNKTCETAAKTEASYACIATHSVCVDAAPGYRCKCSPGFDGNAYINGGCQDIDECSMPDLCDGLCSNIEGSYRCIPCPKGSTFNPLERICVSNGHSLLPGLPIGLGCGIGVLVLTVGLVLFVRWWRRHMQRKLRREYFRKNKGLLLEQLLSSDESIAHDPKIFSFEELEKTTDNFHSTRILGCGGHGTVYKGILLDQRVVAIKKSKIMDHNEISQFINEVAILSQIVHRNMVKLFGCCLESEVPLLVYEFISNGTLYDLLHGEHNTTFSLRWEDCVRIALEVAGALSYLHSAASIPIFHRDVKSANILLNDNYTSKVSDFRASRYISIDKTRVVTIVQGTFGYLDPEYFHTSQLTEKSDVYSFGVILVELLTRKKPILLNCYREKQSLSHYFLQTLQNGRIMEIVHPQVAEEANASEIDELASLAEMCXQIRGEERPKMKEVELRLQLLRAMVTKRSHQGLLGKNEIGSSVQSNSNHASATRSVLLPAAINPSIDHQDATRCYTMEQELISWTDLPR; this is translated from the exons ATGGGACTTGTGCCGATGTgcctagccgccgccgccgccgccgtgttcgCAGCATCAGTAGCCCTAGCATCTTCCTATGCGGCGGCCGCCGTTGCGTCGTCCGGATCAG AAGAGTATGATCCCAATAATGAAAATCCGTGTAAACGGTGGTGTGGAAATATGCCTATTCCTTTCCCGTTTGGTCTCTTATTACAATGCTCCGGAAGTGGGAAGTTTCTCCTAAACTGcacatccaatcaaacactACTTATCGGAATTCCTCCAGCACAATACCGAGTGGTCAACATCTCATTAAACGATGGTCTCCTGTTCGTGAAGAACATCACAATGCCAACCACAGCAACGGCCCTGCATGACTTGGACTTGTCTGGAGGCCAGGGCATTTGGAGATGGGCTGTCACCAACAAAACATGTGAAACTGCAGCCAAAACCGAGGCATCCTACGCTTGCATTGCCACCCACAGTGTGTGTGTTGATGCAGCTCCTGGCTATCGTTGCAAGTGCTCTCCCGGCTTCGATGGAAATGCTTACATCAATGGTGGCTGTCAAG ATATTGATGAGTGTTCCATGCCGGACCTGTGTGATGGACTGTGCTCCAACATCGAAGGGAGCTACCGTTGCATTCCTTGTCCTAAAGGCTCAACTTTTAATCCCCTTGAAAGGATATGCGTATCTAATGGACACAGCCTTCTTCCTG GTCTTCCAATTGGACTTGGCTGTGGTATTGGAGTCCTTGTTCTTACGGTGGgtctagttttatttgttcGATGGTGGAGGAGACATATGCAAAGGAAACTTAGAAGGGAGTACTTCCGGAAAAACAAAGGCCTACTCCTTGAGCAATTGTTGTCGTCGGATGAAAGTATTGCACACgatccaaaaatattttcgttCGAAGAGCTAGAGAAGACAACCGACAACTTCCATTCAACGCGTATTCTTGGTTGTGGAGGCCATGGCACTGTATACAAGGGAATTTTGTTGGACCAACGCGTGGTTGCGATTAAGAAATCCAAAATTATGGACCATAATGAAATCAGTCAATTTATCAATGAGGTCGCAATCTTGTCTCAAATTGTTCATCGGAATATGGTAAAACTTTTTGGTTGTTGCCTTGAATCGGAGGTACCATTACTTGTGTATGAGTTCATCTCCAATGGTACGTTATATGACCTTCTTCATGGCGAGCATAATACAACATTCTCATTAAGGTGGGAGGATTGTGTCAGGATTGCACTTGAGGTTGCAGGTGCTCTTTCATATCTACACTCTGCTGCATCAATACCCATATTCCATAGAGATGTGAAGTCAGCCAATATACTCTTAAACGACAACTACACTTCAAAGGTTTCAGACTTTAGGGCATCAAGATATATCTCCATTGATAAAACTCGGGTGGTGACAATCGTACAGGGGACATTTGGATATTTAGATCCAGAATACTTCCACACATCTCAACTAACTGAGAAGAGTGATGTTTACAGCTTTGGCGTTATACTTGTTGAGCTCCTAACGAGGAAGAAACCAATCTTACTAAACTGTTATAGGGAAAAACAAAGCTTGTCTCATTACTTTCTTCAAACACTACAAAATGGAAGAATCATGGAAATAGTTCATCCCCAAGTTGCTGAGGAAGCAAATGCAAGTGAAATCGATGAATTGGCATCACTTGCAGAGATGTGTTGACAGATCAGAGGAGAAGAACGACCTAAGATGAAAGAAGTGGAGTTAAGACTGCAGCTCCTAAGAGCTATGGTAACAAAGAGAAGCCATCAGGGGTTATTAGGTAAAAATGAGATTGGGTCATCAGTGCAGTCCAATTCCAATCATGCATCTGCGACAAGGAGTGTTCTGCTTCCTGCAGCTATTAACCCATCGATTGATCATCAGGATGCAACTCGTTGCTACACAATGGAGCAAGAGCTCATTTCTTGGACGGATCTACCACGCTAA